In Dama dama isolate Ldn47 chromosome 26, ASM3311817v1, whole genome shotgun sequence, a single genomic region encodes these proteins:
- the CLDN20 gene encoding claudin-20 produces the protein MASAGVQLLAFALALSGVSGVLAATLLPNWKVNMDAGSNIITAIERLEGLWMDCAWYSTGMFSCTLKYSVLALPSHEQAARAAMILACILSAVGICTSTVGMECTRLGGDPETKRHACFAGGVCFLSAGTSGLIPTVWYTKEIIANFLDSTVPQSNKHEPGGAVYLGIISAVLLVISGMIFCTSCLKKNSGALLHPRKQPPVSTTRPEDSSAYSLKDYV, from the coding sequence ATGGCCTCGGCGGGCGTCCAGCTCCTGGCTTTCGCCCTGGCCTTATCTGGGGTCTCTGGAGTCCTCGCGGCCACGCTGCTGCCCAACTGGAAGGTGAACATGGATGCGGGCTCCAACATCATCACGGCCATCGAGAGGCTGGAAGGGCTGTGGATGGACTGCGCGTGGTACAGCACCGGCATGTTCAGCTGCACCCTGAAGTACTCCGTCCTGGCCCTCCCCAGCCACGAGCAGGCCGCGCGGGCCGCCATGATCCTGGCCTGCATCCTCTCTGCGGTGGGGATCTGCACTTCCACAGTGGGGATGGAATGCACTCGCTTAGGAGGGGACCCGGAAACCAAGAGGCATGCCTGTTTTGCTGGAGGAGTTTGTTTCCTGTCTGCAGGGACCTCTGGTTTAATACCGACTGTGTGGTACACAAAGGAGATCATAGCAAACTTTCTGGACTCGACGGTTCCACAAAGCAACAAACATGAGCCCGGAGGAGCAGTCTACCTTGGAATCATTTCGGCTGTGCTGCTGGTGATCTCCGGCATGATCTTCTGCACATCCTGTCTAAAGAAGAATTCGGGAGCTTTGCTCCACCCACGCAAGCAGCCGCCCGTCTCCACCACACGGCCAGAGGACAGTTCGGCATATAGCCTTAAGGACTATGTGTGA